From Amycolatopsis sp. WQ 127309:
CCCTCGCGCCGGACCCAGTCGATCGGCCCCAGCTTGCGGTCGACCGCCGCGTACCGCCGCGGGTCCATGACCAGGGCCAAGAAGGCCTCCGGCGAGCACGACACGGTCTCTTCCACTGTCACTTCCACCATAGAAAGAGAGTAGTTTCTCACTATGGCTCGAACAACCCCCGGCGTCACCCGCCGCCGCATCCTCGACGAGGCCGTCCACCTCTTCGCCACCCGCGGCTACGACGCCACCTCCATCGCCGACATCCAGACCGCCTGCGACCTCAACCCCGGCTCCGGCGCCCTCTACAAGCACTTCCCGTCCAAGGCCGCCCTCCTCGAAGCCGCCGTCCACGACAACCTCGACCGCCTCACCGCCCGCACCGCCGAAACCGCCGACGCCCACCTCCCCGACGACCCCCGCGAAGCCCTCCGCGTGCTCGCCGACGTCGTCTGGGCGTTCATGGCCGCCGACCGCGACCTCATCCGCCTGATGATCCGCGAGTTCACCGGCTTCCCCGAACTCTTCGAACGCATGTGGCAAGGCGTGCTCGCCACCCTCTACACCCGCGGCACCGCCTGGATCACCACCCTGCGGGACCAGGGCAGAGCCGACGTCACCGACCCCGAAGCCACCGCCGCCGTGCTCGTCGCCGCCCTGACCTACTACCCGATCCTCGACGTCCTCATCGGACACACCCCCGGCGACCTCGCCCCGGACCGCTTCCTCGCCGCCTGGACCGACCACGCCGTCGCGGCCCTCAACCTGCGCTCCTGAGAAACCGTTCCACCGCACCAGGGGAGCGCAGCTCCACGACGTCTGCACCGGACTCCGCCAGCACCCGCCGCAACCCCGGCAACGACCGCCGCCGGTACCCC
This genomic window contains:
- a CDS encoding TetR/AcrR family transcriptional regulator, which codes for MARTTPGVTRRRILDEAVHLFATRGYDATSIADIQTACDLNPGSGALYKHFPSKAALLEAAVHDNLDRLTARTAETADAHLPDDPREALRVLADVVWAFMAADRDLIRLMIREFTGFPELFERMWQGVLATLYTRGTAWITTLRDQGRADVTDPEATAAVLVAALTYYPILDVLIGHTPGDLAPDRFLAAWTDHAVAALNLRS